A DNA window from Pirellulales bacterium contains the following coding sequences:
- a CDS encoding bifunctional heptose 7-phosphate kinase/heptose 1-phosphate adenyltransferase, which produces MSDRLISMLEGAQRPRILVVGDLILDRYLWGDVDRISPEAPIPLLRVDAEEHRLGGAGSVVAMLAALEAEVALASLLSDDGQSPRVRALLEGLGVANDHLPVAPGRRTTVKERFLGRAQSRHAQQMIRVDYEEAGPINAELENAIVTLVERELARADLVLVSDYKKGVCSEEVLRRTIAAAHAAGVRVVADPLRGGDYRRYAGCACITPNRLEAGLALGTTIETPAEGLAAAERLLEFGLDSVVVTLDRDGMAWADRSGARGLFPVRPRQVYDITGAGDMVLSLIGFSLASGAEFPEAIELANIGGGLEVERLGVVPLERRELIDELRAPLEGRRAKVIALDRLQAELARRRAAGQQIAMTNGCFDLLHPGHIASLRAARQEGDCLVVGLNSDASVKLLKGPQRPIVNEAGRAEMLAALEFVDYVVLFDERDVTRLVRDVKPDVLVKSASYTKEQVVGREIEAYGGRVVLVPFDPTYSTTQLIAQIQESRPTAAASERP; this is translated from the coding sequence ATGTCCGACCGTCTCATTTCCATGCTTGAAGGGGCGCAGCGCCCGCGCATTCTGGTCGTCGGCGACCTGATTCTCGATCGTTACTTGTGGGGGGACGTCGATCGCATCAGTCCCGAGGCGCCGATTCCGTTGCTGCGCGTCGATGCCGAAGAGCATCGTCTGGGCGGAGCCGGTAGCGTGGTCGCCATGCTGGCGGCCCTCGAGGCAGAGGTCGCGCTGGCGAGCCTGTTGAGCGACGACGGTCAGTCGCCGCGCGTGCGAGCCCTGCTCGAGGGACTCGGTGTCGCGAACGATCATCTGCCGGTGGCGCCAGGTCGCCGCACCACGGTCAAGGAGCGCTTCCTTGGTCGCGCGCAGAGCCGCCACGCGCAGCAGATGATCCGCGTCGATTATGAAGAGGCCGGGCCAATCAATGCGGAACTCGAAAACGCCATCGTGACGCTCGTCGAACGCGAGCTCGCGCGCGCCGATCTGGTCCTCGTGAGCGACTACAAGAAGGGCGTCTGCAGCGAAGAGGTCTTGCGCCGCACGATCGCCGCGGCACACGCGGCGGGGGTGCGCGTGGTCGCCGATCCCCTCCGCGGCGGAGATTATCGCCGCTACGCGGGCTGCGCTTGCATTACGCCCAATCGACTGGAGGCAGGCTTGGCGCTGGGTACCACGATCGAAACGCCGGCCGAAGGTCTGGCGGCGGCCGAACGCCTGCTCGAATTCGGTCTCGATTCCGTCGTGGTGACGCTCGACCGCGACGGCATGGCCTGGGCCGATCGCTCGGGGGCTCGGGGATTGTTTCCCGTGCGTCCGCGCCAGGTCTACGACATCACTGGCGCCGGCGACATGGTGCTCTCGCTGATCGGTTTCAGCCTGGCCTCGGGCGCCGAGTTTCCCGAGGCGATCGAGCTGGCGAATATCGGCGGGGGACTCGAGGTCGAGCGTCTGGGAGTCGTGCCGCTCGAGCGGCGCGAATTGATCGACGAATTGCGAGCGCCGCTCGAGGGGCGACGCGCGAAGGTGATCGCGCTCGACCGGTTGCAAGCCGAATTGGCGCGACGCCGCGCGGCCGGACAACAAATCGCGATGACCAATGGCTGTTTCGATCTGCTGCATCCGGGGCACATTGCCTCGCTGCGAGCCGCGCGACAAGAGGGAGACTGCCTCGTCGTCGGATTAAACAGCGACGCGAGCGTGAAGCTGCTCAAGGGACCGCAGCGACCGATCGTGAACGAAGCAGGTCGGGCCGAAATGCTGGCCGCGCTCGAATTCGTCGACTATGTGGTGCTCTTCGACGAGCGGGACGTGACGCGGCTAGTGCGCGACGTGAAACCCGACGTGCTCGTTAAATCGGCCAGCTACACGAAGGAACAGGTCGTCGGACGCGAGATCGAAGCGTACGGCGGACGCGTGGTCCTGGTGCCGTTCGATCCGACCTACTCGACCACGCAGTTGATTGCGCAGATCCAAGAGTCGCGACCCACGGCAGCGGCGAGCGAGCGGCCATGA
- a CDS encoding glycosyltransferase family 9 protein — protein sequence MNENASRAMDLYVGVPLCWLLTLWRRIRTLVGLERAATGEPRKVLFIKLSEMGAIILAMPALEVARERFGKQNLYALMLAGNREIHDLLEAIPRENQMTIRDGSLWHFVVDVARAMRRCRREGIDTVIDWEGLARISAILSFLTGASRRVGLHRYTNEGLYRGDLYTHRVAVNYYAHASEQFLMLLAALDASPEETPLLKQRVKLDGYRLPRFRPTAEDRAAVDALLQRSAQRTLEGPLVILNCNLIDLLPLRRWPAASFRELGQRLLAEYPEITILLTGLSTEREGSRRLAAEISPERAVSLAGETATLRQLLTLFDRADLLVTSDCGPAHMAALTDIPIVSIFGPETPQLYAPLSPHNHSLWAGLACSPCINAFNHRRSACRENVCMPQITVERVLETIRRACSTLTGNARSDVA from the coding sequence ATGAACGAGAACGCCAGCCGGGCGATGGATCTCTATGTCGGTGTGCCCCTCTGCTGGCTGCTGACTCTGTGGCGCCGCATTCGCACGCTCGTGGGGCTCGAACGTGCCGCCACGGGCGAACCGCGCAAGGTGCTGTTTATCAAGTTGTCGGAAATGGGCGCGATCATTCTGGCCATGCCCGCGCTGGAAGTGGCCCGCGAGCGATTTGGCAAGCAGAATTTGTACGCCCTGATGCTGGCAGGTAATCGCGAGATTCACGATCTGCTGGAGGCGATCCCGCGCGAAAATCAGATGACGATCCGCGACGGCAGCCTGTGGCACTTTGTCGTCGACGTGGCCCGGGCCATGCGACGCTGCCGCCGCGAGGGGATCGACACGGTGATCGATTGGGAGGGTCTCGCGCGGATCAGCGCCATCTTGAGCTTTTTGACCGGCGCGTCGCGGCGCGTGGGCTTGCATCGCTACACGAACGAAGGGTTATACCGGGGCGATTTGTATACCCATCGCGTGGCGGTGAATTACTACGCCCATGCGAGTGAGCAGTTTCTCATGCTTTTGGCGGCGCTCGATGCCTCGCCCGAGGAAACGCCCCTCTTGAAGCAACGCGTGAAGCTCGATGGCTATCGATTGCCTCGCTTCCGGCCCACGGCGGAAGATCGAGCCGCGGTCGACGCCCTGCTGCAACGCTCCGCACAGCGGACGCTCGAGGGGCCACTCGTCATCTTGAACTGCAACCTGATCGATTTGCTGCCGTTGCGCCGCTGGCCGGCGGCGAGCTTTCGCGAGTTGGGCCAACGCCTGCTGGCCGAGTATCCCGAGATCACGATCCTGCTGACGGGACTTTCCACCGAACGCGAGGGCTCGCGGCGACTGGCCGCGGAGATCTCGCCCGAGCGTGCGGTCTCGCTGGCCGGCGAGACGGCCACGTTGCGTCAACTGTTAACGTTGTTCGATCGAGCCGACCTGTTGGTGACGAGCGATTGTGGACCGGCGCACATGGCGGCTTTAACGGATATTCCGATTGTGTCGATCTTCGGTCCGGAGACACCACAGCTTTACGCGCCCCTGTCGCCGCACAATCATTCCTTGTGGGCAGGGCTGGCCTGTAGTCCGTGTATTAATGCGTTTAACCATCGTCGCTCGGCTTGTCGCGAGAATGTGTGCATGCCCCAGATCACGGTCGAGCGGGTGTTGGAGACGATTCGCCGTGCGTGTTCCACGCTGACAGGCAACGCGCGCAGCGATGTCGCCTAG
- a CDS encoding NAD-dependent epimerase/dehydratase family protein, translating into MSRTFTPTDFRGARALITGGMGFLGSNLARTLVERGAEVTLVDAMIPGYGGNLFNIEPIRDRVTINYSDIRDRNVMNYLVRGQDFVFHLAGQVDHILSLSDPFPDIDINVKGTAVVMEACRHHNPGVRVIYSGTRGQYGKPAALPVAETAATQPLGIYEITNLAAEKIVEAYHLAFGVRSVLLRITNTYGPRSQMLHSRYSVVNWFVRLALDGESIPVFGDGRILRDFLYVDDCVEAMLACATHDAALGQIFNVGVDRPTSFIELAELVVQAAGSGRWHFAPFSPERKTQEPGDFYSDITKIRTLLGWEPHTPLQAGLEATADFYRAHREHYW; encoded by the coding sequence ATGAGCAGGACGTTCACACCGACCGATTTTCGCGGCGCTCGAGCGCTCATCACCGGTGGCATGGGCTTTCTCGGCAGCAACCTGGCCCGTACGCTCGTCGAGCGTGGCGCCGAGGTCACGCTCGTCGATGCGATGATTCCCGGCTACGGCGGCAACCTGTTCAACATCGAGCCGATTCGCGATCGCGTCACGATTAACTACAGCGATATACGCGACAGGAACGTGATGAACTACCTCGTGCGGGGGCAGGACTTCGTCTTCCACCTGGCGGGGCAGGTCGATCACATCCTCAGCCTGAGCGACCCCTTTCCCGACATTGATATCAACGTCAAGGGGACGGCCGTCGTGATGGAGGCCTGCCGGCACCACAATCCCGGCGTGCGGGTGATCTACAGCGGCACGCGGGGGCAATATGGCAAGCCAGCCGCGCTGCCGGTGGCAGAGACGGCCGCGACCCAACCGCTGGGTATTTACGAGATCACGAACCTGGCCGCGGAGAAGATCGTCGAAGCCTATCACCTGGCCTTCGGCGTCCGGTCGGTCTTGTTGCGGATTACGAACACCTACGGCCCGCGTTCGCAGATGTTGCACTCGCGGTACAGTGTGGTGAACTGGTTCGTCCGTTTGGCGCTCGATGGCGAATCGATTCCGGTGTTTGGCGATGGCCGCATCTTGCGAGATTTTCTCTACGTCGACGACTGCGTCGAGGCGATGCTGGCCTGCGCCACGCACGACGCCGCCCTGGGGCAGATCTTCAACGTCGGGGTCGATCGTCCCACCAGCTTTATCGAGTTGGCCGAGCTTGTCGTGCAGGCGGCCGGCAGCGGACGTTGGCATTTCGCCCCCTTCTCGCCCGAGCGCAAGACGCAAGAGCCGGGAGACTTCTACTCCGACATCACGAAGATTCGCACCCTGCTTGGTTGGGAACCGCACACACCGCTCCAGGCGGGGCTCGAGGCGACGGCCGACTTCTATCGCGCGCATCGAGAACACTACTGGTAG
- a CDS encoding DegT/DnrJ/EryC1/StrS family aminotransferase, which produces MSPSSRFDDRRVQWHEPGQVTLCHLRSLACHEKMHPVEFGMIPFQDLKPIAHDLAAELRAAAERVLASGWYVLGPEVEAFEAELARWLGATHAVGVANGTDALELALRGAGVVPGDEVITVAHTAVATVTAIERAGAKPVLVDVEPETLTMCPRAAEAAVGPHTRAIVPVHLYGHPADLTALEGIARRHGLLLIEDGAQAIGATDAERMVGTWGNAAAFSFYPTKNLGACGDAGAVVTNDAALAARVRRLRMYGQSRRDCFVEPGINSRLDELQAALLRVKLPHLVSLTEQRRALARDYHERLIGVVRPHERAGAKHVYHLYVVRHDARDLLAERLAAAGVETLIHYRTPAHLQPAFAHLGYAAGSLPETERAAHEVLSLPLYWGLSSAEVATICDAVRDCTVEVRS; this is translated from the coding sequence ATGTCGCCTAGCAGTCGCTTCGACGATCGACGAGTACAATGGCACGAGCCGGGCCAGGTGACGCTATGTCACCTACGCTCGCTGGCGTGCCACGAAAAGATGCATCCTGTCGAGTTCGGCATGATTCCCTTCCAAGACCTGAAACCGATCGCCCACGATCTGGCGGCCGAGCTGCGCGCCGCCGCCGAGCGCGTGTTGGCCAGTGGGTGGTACGTCTTGGGTCCGGAGGTCGAGGCCTTCGAAGCCGAACTCGCCCGCTGGCTGGGCGCGACCCACGCCGTCGGCGTCGCCAACGGCACCGACGCGCTCGAGCTCGCCTTGCGCGGCGCGGGGGTTGTCCCGGGAGACGAGGTCATCACGGTCGCGCATACCGCCGTTGCCACGGTGACGGCGATCGAGCGGGCCGGAGCGAAGCCCGTGCTGGTCGACGTCGAGCCGGAAACGCTCACGATGTGCCCCCGCGCCGCCGAGGCCGCGGTCGGCCCGCACACGCGGGCGATCGTGCCGGTCCATCTCTATGGGCATCCGGCCGATCTGACGGCGCTCGAGGGCATCGCCCGGCGGCATGGCCTGCTCTTGATCGAAGACGGCGCGCAGGCGATCGGCGCCACCGACGCCGAACGAATGGTCGGCACATGGGGGAACGCCGCGGCGTTCAGCTTCTACCCGACAAAGAACCTGGGGGCGTGCGGCGATGCGGGAGCGGTCGTCACGAACGATGCCGCCCTGGCCGCACGCGTGCGTCGCCTGCGCATGTACGGGCAAAGCCGGCGCGATTGCTTCGTCGAGCCGGGCATCAACAGCCGCCTCGACGAACTGCAGGCCGCGCTGCTGCGCGTCAAGCTGCCGCATCTCGTCTCCCTGACCGAGCAGCGCCGAGCACTCGCGCGCGATTATCACGAGCGTCTGATCGGCGTCGTGCGGCCTCACGAACGTGCGGGCGCGAAGCACGTCTATCATCTTTATGTCGTGCGGCACGATGCGCGCGATCTGCTCGCCGAACGCCTGGCCGCCGCCGGAGTCGAGACACTGATACACTATCGAACGCCAGCGCACTTGCAGCCGGCGTTCGCCCACCTGGGCTACGCAGCGGGCAGCCTGCCGGAAACGGAACGCGCGGCGCACGAAGTCCTTTCGTTACCCCTGTATTGGGGACTCTCGTCCGCAGAAGTCGCCACGATCTGCGACGCCGTACGCGACTGCACGGTCGAGGTGCGGTCATGA